The proteins below are encoded in one region of Terriglobia bacterium:
- a CDS encoding amino acid permease, which yields MSLFRRKPLDQLLDERGDEAHGLKKTLTAIDLMALGIGGIIGAGIFATLGSATSGGNGLPPAGPGVSVSILLTAVACGFCALCYAEFASLVPIAGSAYTYSYATLGELVAWIIGWDLILEYAVGNIAVAISWAAYFRQLMLGFGIEIPAWMAADYRSVAAAAKAAAAGGANSLSPEASIAYQAHLSHPVVFGLPIIFNLLAVVIVGLITWLLVIGIKESARFNNVIVVLKVITLLFFIGVGAAFVKPANWHPFFPGGIHGVWTGASLIFFAYIGFDAVSTAAEECKNPGRDMPRGIIGSLVICTILYIAAGVVLTGMIPYFKLTGAADPLAAALHFVQQDWAAGLLAFGAVIAMTAVLLVFQLGQPRILMSMSRDGLLGPWFRKIHPRYRTPHVTTILTGIFVAFFSAIANIDEIVQLTNIGTLFAFVLVCIGILILRRREPDRPRKFRVPFVPAVPLLGIAMCVFLMSGLPLMTWIRFVLWLATGLVIYFLYGVRKSRLAQNSAPGTKK from the coding sequence ATGTCTTTGTTCCGCAGAAAGCCGCTGGACCAGTTGCTCGACGAGCGAGGTGACGAGGCACACGGCCTCAAGAAAACCCTGACGGCCATCGACCTGATGGCGCTCGGCATCGGGGGCATCATCGGGGCGGGGATCTTCGCGACCCTGGGATCCGCAACCTCCGGAGGCAACGGTTTGCCGCCGGCCGGACCCGGCGTCAGCGTTTCGATCCTGCTCACGGCGGTCGCGTGCGGCTTCTGCGCACTCTGCTACGCTGAATTTGCCAGCCTGGTCCCGATTGCGGGCTCGGCGTACACTTACAGTTACGCCACTTTGGGCGAACTGGTGGCATGGATCATCGGCTGGGACCTGATCCTCGAGTACGCGGTGGGAAACATCGCCGTGGCGATCTCATGGGCGGCCTACTTCCGCCAGTTGATGCTTGGTTTCGGCATCGAGATCCCCGCATGGATGGCAGCCGATTACAGGTCTGTCGCGGCAGCCGCAAAGGCTGCGGCCGCCGGGGGCGCAAACTCTCTCAGCCCGGAAGCAAGCATCGCCTATCAGGCGCACTTGTCTCACCCGGTGGTGTTCGGGCTGCCGATTATCTTCAATCTTCTCGCCGTCGTCATTGTCGGGCTGATCACCTGGCTTCTCGTCATCGGCATCAAGGAGTCGGCACGCTTCAACAACGTGATCGTGGTCCTGAAGGTGATCACGCTGTTGTTTTTCATCGGCGTAGGCGCAGCCTTCGTGAAGCCGGCCAACTGGCATCCGTTCTTCCCGGGAGGAATCCACGGAGTCTGGACCGGCGCTTCTCTGATCTTCTTCGCCTATATCGGTTTTGACGCCGTCTCCACAGCAGCCGAGGAGTGCAAAAACCCGGGCCGCGACATGCCCAGGGGCATCATCGGTTCGCTCGTGATCTGCACGATCCTCTACATAGCCGCCGGCGTGGTGCTGACCGGCATGATCCCCTACTTCAAACTCACCGGGGCAGCCGACCCGCTGGCAGCGGCACTGCACTTCGTTCAGCAGGATTGGGCCGCAGGACTGCTCGCCTTCGGCGCGGTGATCGCGATGACGGCAGTGCTGCTGGTTTTTCAGTTGGGTCAACCACGCATCCTGATGAGCATGTCACGTGACGGGCTCCTGGGCCCATGGTTTCGAAAGATCCATCCCCGCTACCGGACACCGCATGTGACGACGATCCTCACCGGCATCTTCGTCGCCTTTTTCTCCGCAATCGCCAACATCGACGAAATCGTGCAACTCACCAACATCGGCACCCTGTTCGCTTTCGTTCTGGTCTGCATCGGGATTCTGATTCTGCGCAGGCGGGAGCCGGACCGCCCGCGCAAGTTCAGGGTTCCGTTCGTACCTGCGGTTCCCCTGCTTGGCATCGCGATGTGTGTGTTTCTGATGTCGGGTCTGCCACTGATGACCTGGATCCGCTTCGTGTTATGGCTGGCCACCGGGCTGGTGATCTACTTCCTGTACGGCGTCCGCAAGAGCCGTCTCGCGCAGAATTCGGCCCCCGGAACGAAGAAATGA
- the aroE gene encoding shikimate dehydrogenase, producing the protein MAQDMEARICVSIRESTSQRAVEAAGRAAAWADVVEFRADFIQDLNLDLLFRTKPRPVIFTLRSRREGGAYAGSEQRRLGTILQAARCGADYVDVEFSSSWQEILQALPHEMVILSCHHFEQAPADLDVLVNAMAASGAGILKLAVRAGCLADNLRIRELLEHARERCLKLCALAMGREGLPSRILGCCWGSWMTYASLPGGQTTAEGQLPVDVLLHQYRVREITHDTLLFGVLGKPLEHSLSPHVHNAAFAARGANAVLLPLEAADFDDFLRFHASIPMQGVAVTIPYKGDAHALAHTLSVAAEQTGAVNTLIFTKNRWHGENTDVEGFLRPLKRFALPGNMRAVVLGAGGAARAVIHALRSEGAEVCVVARDRSQARDLGNKFQVEYAAWDRLESLHWDLLVNATPIGMIPETDRSPVPANCLTGQWVYDLVYNPAETRLLAEAGRRGCMTIAGNEMFLGQAWKQQCLWCGTPPPEEVMEAALKAALEKS; encoded by the coding sequence ATGGCACAAGACATGGAGGCTCGAATCTGCGTTTCTATCCGTGAATCCACCTCCCAGAGAGCCGTTGAGGCGGCGGGGCGCGCCGCCGCTTGGGCCGATGTGGTGGAGTTCCGTGCCGATTTTATCCAGGATCTCAACCTCGACCTGCTCTTCCGTACCAAGCCGCGTCCCGTGATCTTCACCCTGCGGTCACGCCGGGAAGGCGGAGCTTATGCCGGCTCGGAGCAGCGGCGACTGGGAACGATCCTGCAAGCAGCACGGTGCGGCGCAGACTACGTGGACGTGGAGTTCTCCTCCTCCTGGCAGGAGATCCTGCAGGCCCTGCCGCATGAAATGGTGATCTTGTCCTGCCACCATTTTGAACAGGCTCCCGCAGATCTGGATGTGCTCGTGAATGCCATGGCTGCTTCGGGTGCCGGCATCCTCAAGCTCGCCGTGCGTGCCGGCTGCCTTGCCGACAACCTGCGCATCCGGGAACTTCTCGAACATGCGCGGGAGCGGTGCCTGAAATTGTGCGCGCTCGCCATGGGGCGCGAGGGACTGCCCAGCCGGATCCTCGGATGTTGCTGGGGATCGTGGATGACCTATGCCAGCCTGCCCGGCGGGCAGACGACTGCCGAGGGACAACTGCCCGTCGATGTGCTGCTGCATCAGTATCGTGTTCGCGAAATCACCCACGACACCCTTCTCTTCGGCGTGCTGGGGAAGCCGCTGGAGCATTCCCTGTCACCCCATGTCCATAATGCCGCGTTTGCTGCGCGCGGTGCCAATGCGGTGCTGCTTCCGCTCGAGGCAGCGGACTTCGATGACTTCCTCCGGTTTCACGCTTCAATCCCGATGCAGGGAGTTGCCGTTACGATCCCATACAAAGGGGATGCGCACGCGCTCGCGCACACCTTGTCGGTTGCGGCCGAGCAGACTGGAGCAGTCAACACGCTGATTTTCACGAAGAACCGGTGGCACGGCGAAAACACGGACGTCGAAGGCTTTCTTCGTCCCCTCAAGCGGTTCGCGCTTCCGGGAAACATGCGCGCAGTCGTGCTGGGAGCCGGCGGTGCTGCGCGAGCCGTGATTCATGCGCTGCGCTCCGAGGGTGCTGAGGTCTGCGTCGTGGCACGCGACCGCTCCCAAGCGCGCGATCTGGGAAACAAGTTTCAAGTGGAGTACGCAGCGTGGGACCGGCTCGAAAGTCTGCACTGGGATCTTCTGGTCAATGCGACGCCGATAGGAATGATTCCGGAAACAGACCGGTCTCCGGTGCCCGCAAACTGTCTTACGGGCCAATGGGTGTACGACCTCGTCTACAATCCTGCAGAGACCCGATTGCTGGCAGAAGCCGGTCGGCGTGGCTGCATGACTATTGCGGGAAACGAAATGTTCCTCGGGCAGGCCTGGAAACAGCAGTGCCTCTGGTGCGGGACGCCGCCTCCCGAGGAGGTCATGGAGGCGGCGCTGAAAGCGGCATTGGAAAAATCGTGA
- a CDS encoding GNAT family N-acetyltransferase encodes MVTDLRDYLVEAILRDGRSIYLRALRTDDQHCLLELFSQLSPRSVYFRFFRFKKWLTEGELAQFTNLDFVKEAALIAAFRDGDRERIIGVGRYVALEENDGPRRAEVAFAVADAFQGKGVGTLLLEHLAVIARRNGIAEFGADVLEENSRMIEVITSIGFRVERCQGSGVVHFSFPTDLTDEFMAAQIKREQLATAESVRAFLNPRAIAIVGASRKHGTIGAALVASLKRCGFKGLLYPVNPGAPEIDGIPAYPAVTAIQAPIDMALIAVPAAAVEEAIKDCARAGVRSVVVISAGFGEVSAEGRQTEKRLRQLARSSGMRMVGPNCMGVINTAPDVSMNANFAPVWPPAGTIGLLSQSGALGYGILDLTPDLNIGISTFVSVGNKADVSVNDLLSYWAEDPHTKVIMLYLESFDHPGKFARMAPEIARHKPIVAVKSGRSTAGTRAALSHSAALASSDVAVDALFLQSGIIRAQTVEQLLDITRFLSSQPLPPGRRVGAITNAGGPGILLADACEAHGLILPEYAPATKEALRTFLPMQAGLANPIDMIASATPEQYARAIDIAAADPGIDSLILIYLPPRLHPPEDMIEAIKEAVERVPPEKPVLGVFMSARGLPPVVCDGPRGRIPLYGFPENAAVALSAAYRHASWRQRPKGSTLALDAHAKHEIRAVVDRVLASARGPVWLEPADLARILRAAGIDFAVAEAAGLGEAPAVADRLGYPLVAKVQAESVIHKSDVGGVLLGLKSRAEVAAAVTALKERMKAIGVELKRVLLQREIRGGVEALVGVTVDPNFGPMLVCGLGGVLVEVIKDVSFRLPPVSDIDAADMIGKLRTGTLLDGYRGAPPGDREALIRVLQKVSALIGIIPELQDLDLNPIKVLEPGTGAIVVDGRMRIGA; translated from the coding sequence ATGGTTACTGATTTGCGCGATTACCTGGTGGAGGCCATCTTACGCGACGGCAGATCGATTTATCTCCGCGCCCTGCGCACCGACGACCAGCATTGCCTGCTCGAGCTTTTCAGCCAGTTGAGCCCGAGGTCGGTCTACTTCCGCTTTTTCCGTTTTAAGAAGTGGCTGACCGAGGGCGAGTTGGCACAGTTCACCAACCTGGACTTCGTCAAGGAGGCGGCCCTGATCGCCGCCTTCCGTGATGGAGACAGGGAACGCATCATCGGTGTCGGCCGGTATGTTGCGCTGGAAGAGAACGACGGGCCGAGACGGGCCGAGGTCGCGTTTGCGGTGGCCGACGCATTTCAAGGGAAGGGGGTGGGAACCCTGCTCCTCGAACACCTCGCCGTGATCGCGCGCCGCAACGGCATAGCGGAGTTCGGGGCCGACGTCCTCGAAGAGAACAGCCGGATGATCGAGGTCATCACTTCCATCGGCTTCCGCGTGGAACGGTGCCAGGGGTCGGGCGTGGTTCATTTCTCCTTCCCCACCGATTTGACCGATGAATTCATGGCGGCGCAAATAAAGAGGGAACAGCTGGCGACGGCCGAGAGCGTCCGTGCCTTCCTGAACCCACGAGCGATCGCGATTGTTGGCGCTTCGCGCAAGCATGGCACCATTGGTGCGGCATTGGTGGCCAGTCTGAAGCGTTGCGGTTTCAAAGGTTTGCTTTACCCGGTCAATCCGGGAGCCCCGGAAATCGACGGCATTCCGGCCTATCCGGCTGTGACCGCCATTCAGGCGCCGATAGACATGGCCCTCATCGCTGTTCCCGCCGCCGCCGTGGAGGAAGCGATCAAGGATTGCGCTCGCGCCGGCGTCCGCAGCGTGGTCGTGATATCCGCGGGCTTCGGTGAGGTCTCGGCCGAGGGGCGGCAAACGGAAAAACGCCTGAGACAACTGGCGCGGTCGTCGGGCATGCGTATGGTCGGCCCCAATTGCATGGGCGTGATCAACACGGCGCCGGATGTCTCCATGAACGCTAATTTCGCCCCCGTCTGGCCGCCGGCCGGCACGATCGGCTTGCTGTCGCAGAGCGGCGCCCTCGGCTATGGCATTCTCGATCTCACCCCGGATCTGAACATAGGCATCTCGACCTTCGTGTCCGTCGGCAACAAGGCCGATGTGTCGGTCAATGACCTGCTCTCCTACTGGGCCGAGGACCCTCACACCAAGGTCATCATGCTGTATCTGGAGAGTTTCGACCACCCGGGCAAGTTCGCGCGCATGGCGCCGGAGATCGCGCGCCACAAACCGATTGTCGCCGTCAAGTCCGGACGCTCGACTGCCGGGACGCGTGCCGCTTTGAGTCACTCCGCCGCGCTGGCCAGTTCAGATGTGGCCGTGGACGCCTTGTTTCTGCAATCGGGCATCATCCGCGCCCAAACGGTGGAACAGCTCCTGGACATAACCAGGTTCCTATCGAGCCAGCCGCTCCCGCCCGGCCGGCGGGTAGGTGCCATCACCAATGCAGGCGGGCCGGGCATCCTGCTTGCCGACGCCTGCGAGGCGCACGGGCTGATCCTGCCCGAATACGCGCCTGCCACCAAAGAGGCGCTGCGCACCTTCCTGCCCATGCAGGCGGGACTGGCCAATCCCATCGACATGATCGCGTCCGCGACGCCGGAACAATACGCGCGCGCGATCGACATCGCGGCCGCAGACCCCGGTATCGACTCATTGATTCTGATTTATCTGCCGCCGCGGCTGCACCCGCCGGAGGACATGATCGAGGCGATCAAAGAAGCGGTCGAGCGCGTGCCGCCTGAAAAGCCGGTGCTAGGGGTTTTCATGTCTGCGCGCGGACTGCCCCCCGTCGTGTGCGATGGGCCGCGGGGACGGATTCCTCTGTACGGCTTCCCGGAAAATGCGGCGGTCGCCCTTTCTGCGGCCTACCGGCATGCGTCCTGGCGCCAACGTCCGAAAGGTTCGACATTGGCCCTTGATGCGCATGCGAAGCACGAGATCCGCGCCGTGGTTGACCGTGTTCTTGCCTCCGCCCGCGGTCCCGTCTGGCTCGAGCCCGCGGATCTGGCGCGCATATTGCGGGCTGCGGGCATCGACTTCGCCGTCGCCGAGGCGGCCGGCCTGGGAGAGGCGCCGGCGGTGGCCGACCGTCTGGGATATCCGCTGGTCGCGAAAGTACAGGCAGAGAGTGTGATCCACAAGAGCGATGTCGGCGGCGTGCTCCTGGGCTTGAAGTCGCGCGCAGAGGTGGCAGCGGCGGTCACTGCGCTGAAGGAGCGCATGAAGGCGATCGGCGTGGAACTGAAGCGTGTGCTGCTGCAGCGCGAGATCCGAGGGGGGGTGGAGGCGCTCGTGGGAGTCACGGTAGATCCTAACTTCGGACCCATGCTGGTGTGCGGGCTCGGGGGCGTGCTGGTGGAAGTGATCAAGGACGTTAGTTTCCGACTGCCTCCAGTAAGCGATATTGACGCCGCCGACATGATCGGAAAGCTGCGCACGGGAACGCTTCTTGACGGTTATCGCGGCGCCCCCCCCGGCGATCGGGAAGCCTTGATCCGGGTGCTGCAAAAGGTGTCGGCCCTGATCGGCATCATTCCTGAATTGCAGGATCTGGACCTAAATCCCATCAAGGTGCTGGAACCTGGAACCGGAGCGATTGTGGTGGATGGGCGCATGAGAATCGGCGCATGA
- the hisB gene encoding imidazoleglycerol-phosphate dehydratase (catalyzes the dehydration of D-erythro-1-(imidazol-4-yl)glycerol 3-phosphate to 3-(imidazol-4-yl)-2-oxopropyl phosphate in histidine biosynthesis), with amino-acid sequence MSERKASIIRTTELAEVKAVLDLDGKGSAAVQTGSPFLDHMLTLFARHGAFDLEVHCRAAGETDPHHLLEEVAFCLGLALDKALGDKRGLLRSGHSCAPVEEHLARAVVEFSGHPCLVYRVRASAPSLGGVDAGEIENFWKTFVAQARFTLHIELLYGGGGLPAYEALFKAAARAVSDACRLQGSSSQRVGVE; translated from the coding sequence ATGAGCGAACGCAAGGCCAGCATCATACGCACTACGGAGCTTGCGGAGGTGAAGGCAGTACTCGACCTCGACGGCAAAGGCTCGGCTGCCGTGCAGACCGGGTCTCCCTTTCTGGATCACATGCTGACTCTGTTTGCCAGGCACGGGGCCTTCGATCTCGAGGTCCACTGCAGAGCGGCGGGCGAAACCGATCCTCATCATCTGCTCGAAGAAGTCGCCTTTTGCCTGGGCCTGGCGCTGGACAAGGCACTCGGGGATAAGAGGGGGCTCCTGCGCTCGGGGCATTCCTGCGCGCCCGTGGAAGAGCATCTCGCTCGCGCGGTAGTCGAGTTTTCAGGTCATCCGTGCCTGGTCTATCGCGTGCGCGCGTCGGCCCCGTCTCTCGGCGGCGTGGACGCCGGCGAAATTGAGAACTTCTGGAAGACCTTCGTCGCTCAAGCCCGCTTCACCCTGCACATTGAACTCCTCTATGGCGGTGGAGGATTGCCCGCCTACGAAGCCCTCTTCAAGGCAGCGGCCCGCGCCGTGAGTGATGCATGCCGGCTTCAGGGATCTTCCTCCCAGCGCGTGGGCGTGGAATAG
- a CDS encoding SpoIIE family protein phosphatase, which translates to MPDNHRILLLGMTEQALALSHFSEAGSHVAAAPALSQMIESLDDSELDVIYLQPAEDARAMEELQQVLNRRPDLAVVLVCAQPSQRLTLEAWRTGASDVLFTPLTPASLDESLRRATLRTRHRRSDREEETQARFRYLDETGKERSIAISPPKFTIGRGSNNNLVLSSMNVSRDKVEVEVRNGEYVLRDLGSKHGTFVNGVRIEEVVLNHGDRIRVGGLQGEALTFQKGDLLQSLLAGSGSKADSGLTVRGFREMAMLLSTFRALSSIPLLDDLLNLVVDTAIELTGAERGFIMLKEADGKLSFRCARNAYKQSLDGASFQTSRRVPDEVFQTGRRIVINDLELGNESESHTSTRRLGVRSISCVPLRYLPFHESVGLSGVGSMETIGVLYVDSANIGSGLSLSQIDAFDTLASEAAMAIYNARLYKESREKQKLEEDLAIAREIQQALLPPPDKTLPYVTACSLNLPCREVGGDYFDYFDLEGGRLGFALGDVAGKGMPAALLAAMLQGIFCAQTLLNLPLPSMIANVNCSLAKRGTGNRFVTFFFGILDPEGNCTYTNAGHNPPFLVRTDGSLHELTEGGMVLGLFPQVQFETNTISLRPGDHVVLFTDGVLEALNTAGEEFGEVRMRDLLREHSRASTSTILRCLQEQLASFSANTPQHDDITMMILGYRETPAG; encoded by the coding sequence ATGCCCGACAACCATCGCATACTTCTTCTGGGAATGACGGAACAAGCTCTCGCGCTGAGCCATTTCAGCGAGGCCGGTTCTCATGTAGCCGCGGCACCCGCACTCAGTCAGATGATCGAGAGCTTGGATGACTCAGAGTTGGACGTGATCTATCTCCAGCCGGCGGAAGATGCGCGGGCAATGGAGGAACTTCAGCAGGTTTTGAACCGACGGCCCGATCTGGCCGTCGTTCTGGTCTGCGCCCAGCCCTCGCAGCGCCTGACGCTCGAAGCCTGGCGCACCGGCGCGTCCGATGTCCTTTTCACACCGCTGACGCCTGCATCCCTGGACGAAAGCCTGCGGCGGGCAACGCTGCGCACGCGCCACCGGCGAAGTGATAGAGAGGAGGAGACTCAGGCCCGATTCCGCTACCTCGACGAGACCGGAAAGGAACGCTCGATTGCGATCTCGCCGCCCAAGTTTACAATCGGACGCGGCTCAAACAACAACCTGGTCCTTTCCTCAATGAATGTCTCCCGTGACAAGGTTGAGGTCGAGGTGCGCAACGGAGAGTATGTTCTGCGCGATTTGGGCAGCAAGCACGGCACGTTCGTGAACGGGGTCAGGATCGAAGAGGTGGTCCTCAACCATGGAGATCGCATCCGGGTGGGCGGCCTGCAGGGGGAAGCCCTCACGTTTCAGAAAGGGGATCTCCTCCAGTCTCTGCTCGCCGGCAGCGGATCCAAGGCGGATTCCGGATTGACGGTGCGCGGCTTTCGTGAAATGGCCATGCTGCTGTCGACTTTTCGTGCCCTCAGTTCGATCCCACTTCTGGATGACCTGTTGAACCTCGTAGTGGATACAGCCATCGAGTTGACCGGCGCGGAACGAGGCTTCATCATGCTCAAGGAGGCGGACGGCAAGCTGAGTTTCCGATGCGCCCGGAATGCCTATAAACAGTCGCTGGACGGAGCCTCGTTCCAGACCAGCCGGCGCGTCCCGGATGAGGTTTTTCAGACGGGCCGGCGGATCGTGATCAATGACCTCGAACTCGGCAATGAATCCGAGAGCCATACCTCCACCCGGAGGCTGGGCGTGCGCAGCATCTCGTGCGTGCCCCTGCGCTACCTCCCGTTTCACGAATCCGTGGGGCTTTCGGGGGTCGGAAGCATGGAGACCATCGGGGTGCTGTATGTGGACAGCGCCAACATCGGCAGCGGCCTGTCTCTCTCCCAGATCGACGCGTTCGACACACTGGCCTCGGAAGCCGCCATGGCCATTTACAACGCCCGGCTCTACAAGGAATCCCGGGAGAAACAGAAACTGGAGGAGGATCTCGCCATCGCACGCGAAATCCAGCAGGCTCTGCTGCCCCCGCCGGACAAGACGCTGCCCTATGTCACCGCCTGCAGTCTGAACCTGCCCTGTCGCGAGGTAGGAGGGGACTATTTCGATTACTTCGACCTGGAGGGAGGACGGCTCGGTTTTGCTCTGGGCGACGTTGCCGGGAAGGGAATGCCTGCCGCGCTTCTTGCCGCCATGCTCCAGGGGATTTTCTGCGCCCAGACACTGCTCAATCTCCCTCTCCCCAGCATGATCGCCAACGTCAATTGCAGCCTGGCAAAGCGGGGCACCGGAAACAGATTTGTGACCTTCTTTTTCGGCATCCTTGACCCCGAGGGGAACTGCACCTACACCAATGCCGGCCACAATCCGCCGTTCCTGGTTCGCACGGATGGGTCCCTGCACGAACTGACGGAGGGGGGAATGGTTCTCGGGCTCTTTCCTCAAGTTCAATTCGAGACCAACACCATCAGCCTGCGGCCGGGAGATCACGTCGTTCTCTTCACCGACGGAGTGCTGGAGGCTCTCAATACTGCGGGCGAAGAGTTCGGAGAAGTGAGAATGCGCGATCTCCTGCGGGAGCACTCGCGTGCAAGCACTTCCACGATACTCCGTTGCCTGCAGGAACAGCTTGCTTCGTTTTCCGCCAACACCCCTCAGCACGACGATATCACCATGATGATCCTGGGATACCGCGAGACGCCTGCGGGATGA
- a CDS encoding deoxyribonuclease IV, which produces MTYEPLVGAHMSIAGGIHLAFERGLRAGCRTLQIFLKNSNQWKAKRLTDEDRRLYAEAQEKSGIAPVLAHSSYLINLATPDRALYRKSQAAFVEELKRANFLGVSAVILHPGAHRSSGEVAGIAAIAAALNHALDQVPPPVSILLENTAGQGSSIGHSFEQLAAILEGVRDADRIGFCLDTCHLFAAGYDISIEAGYRRTLRLFDRLIGCRKIRAFHMNDCRKPLGCRVDRHTHIGQGCIGLEAFRCLVNDRRFAAVPKILETPKGDDLKLDLMNLRTLRGLVA; this is translated from the coding sequence ATGACATACGAACCTCTCGTCGGGGCCCACATGTCGATTGCCGGCGGCATCCATCTTGCATTCGAGCGCGGCCTGCGGGCCGGATGCCGCACCCTCCAGATCTTTCTGAAGAACAGCAATCAGTGGAAGGCAAAGCGACTCACGGACGAGGATAGAAGACTGTACGCGGAAGCGCAAGAAAAGAGCGGAATCGCGCCGGTGCTGGCCCACAGCAGCTACCTGATCAACCTGGCAACGCCGGATCGCGCGTTGTACCGGAAATCACAGGCTGCGTTTGTTGAGGAGCTGAAGCGCGCCAACTTTCTGGGCGTATCTGCCGTGATCCTCCACCCGGGCGCGCACAGGAGTTCGGGCGAGGTTGCGGGGATTGCCGCGATCGCCGCCGCGCTCAACCACGCGCTTGATCAAGTCCCTCCGCCGGTGTCGATTCTGCTGGAAAACACCGCAGGGCAGGGAAGCTCCATCGGCCACAGCTTCGAGCAATTGGCTGCAATACTCGAAGGTGTGCGGGACGCCGACCGCATAGGCTTTTGCCTTGACACCTGCCACCTGTTCGCGGCGGGCTACGATATCAGCATCGAAGCGGGCTATCGCAGGACCCTGCGCCTCTTCGACCGGCTGATCGGCTGCAGGAAGATCCGCGCCTTCCACATGAATGACTGCAGGAAACCCCTGGGCTGTCGGGTCGACCGTCACACCCACATAGGGCAAGGCTGCATCGGCCTGGAAGCTTTTCGCTGCCTGGTCAACGACCGCCGCTTTGCGGCCGTTCCCAAGATCCTGGAAACTCCCAAGGGAGATGACCTGAAACTCGATTTGATGAACCTGCGTACCCTACGGGGTCTGGTTGCCTGA
- a CDS encoding glucose-1-phosphate adenylyltransferase: MLDVLALVLGGGRGQRLYPLTKFRSKPAVPLGGKYRIIDIPISNCLNSDINRIFVLTQFNSASLNRHIVQTYKFDMFSGGFVDILAAEQTPDNPNWFQGTADAVRQSIKHFAPYDVRYILTLSGDQLYQMDFRRLVQFHEKSRADITVAGIPVSAAETSSLGIMKVRDDGRVTAFYEKPGPEHLPELRWAMANRHKPDDGRDYLANMGIYLFRKEHLVDLLTGSSALDFGKDLIPEAIGKCSVSADVFSGYWTDIGTIRSFYEANLALTAGLPRFNFYAERTPIYTHPRNLPSSKLNSCTLYQSIIADGCILNGADITRSIVGVRSRIGTGTTIKNSIIMGADSYETSEELAANAERGIPNIAIGSNCTIINAIIDKDVRIGDNVSIINAHNLQEKDEDRYHIRDGIIVVPKGSIISSTTVI; this comes from the coding sequence ATGCTGGATGTGCTGGCATTGGTGCTGGGCGGCGGCCGTGGCCAACGGCTCTATCCTCTGACAAAGTTCCGCAGCAAGCCTGCGGTCCCTCTGGGCGGGAAATACCGGATTATCGACATCCCGATCAGCAACTGCCTCAACTCGGACATCAATCGCATATTCGTGCTGACCCAGTTCAACTCGGCATCGCTCAACAGGCATATTGTTCAGACTTACAAGTTCGACATGTTCAGCGGCGGCTTCGTCGATATTCTGGCCGCGGAGCAGACGCCCGATAATCCAAACTGGTTCCAGGGGACAGCGGACGCGGTCCGGCAGAGTATCAAGCATTTCGCACCCTACGATGTGCGCTACATCCTGACTCTTTCAGGCGATCAGCTCTACCAGATGGACTTCCGCCGGCTCGTTCAATTCCATGAGAAGTCGCGAGCCGACATCACTGTTGCCGGCATTCCCGTCAGTGCTGCGGAGACTTCGAGTCTGGGCATCATGAAGGTGCGGGATGATGGACGTGTGACCGCATTCTACGAGAAGCCGGGACCCGAGCACCTGCCCGAGCTGCGCTGGGCGATGGCGAACCGGCACAAGCCCGACGACGGCCGCGACTATCTGGCCAACATGGGCATCTACCTGTTTCGGAAGGAACACCTGGTCGACCTGTTGACGGGATCCAGCGCGCTTGACTTCGGCAAGGATCTGATTCCTGAAGCCATAGGGAAATGCAGCGTGTCCGCCGATGTTTTCAGCGGATATTGGACCGATATCGGAACGATACGATCTTTCTATGAGGCCAACCTGGCACTCACCGCAGGCCTGCCCCGATTCAACTTCTATGCCGAACGCACGCCGATCTATACCCACCCGCGAAACCTCCCGAGTTCCAAGCTGAACAGTTGCACGCTTTATCAGTCGATCATCGCCGACGGCTGCATTCTCAACGGCGCCGACATCACGCGCTCCATCGTGGGCGTCCGAAGCCGGATCGGAACCGGAACCACGATCAAGAACTCGATCATCATGGGCGCCGACAGTTACGAGACGAGTGAAGAGCTGGCGGCCAATGCGGAGCGGGGAATCCCCAATATCGCGATCGGAAGCAACTGCACCATCATCAACGCCATCATCGACAAGGATGTGCGCATAGGCGACAATGTTTCCATAATCAACGCGCACAACCTGCAGGAGAAGGACGAAGACCGCTACCACATTCGTGATGGCATCATCGTCGTGCCCAAAGGCTCCATCATCAGCAGTACTACAGTGATTTGA